From a region of the Pieris rapae chromosome 22, ilPieRapa1.1, whole genome shotgun sequence genome:
- the LOC111001495 gene encoding 4-hydroxybenzoate polyprenyltransferase, mitochondrial, whose protein sequence is MLTTSLRHCTNINPLVQLNRHIYRQFSNLPKMCMCGTSYQRPTVSYRVHSTQSDHHRQKVIIETTAPKIVLNKIKEDKKERHYTLFWRDKVDPYIKLARWDKPIGVYLLYFPSTWSIALASIPGNVDLYTSLNTAGLFLVGAGLMRGAGCTINDLWDRDIDKQVERTANRPLVAGLISEKQAIAFLALQLSLGLGILLQFNCYSVLLGASSMFFVITYPLAKRFTNYPQVYLGATFNWGALLGYSVLQGHLEPSVCVPLYIAAMAWTVLYDTIYAHQDKVDDSRIGVKSTALTFGEHTKPALTAALSISLAGFSLAGYAADLNVLYYAGLVAFAGHAGRQIYTLDTESPADCAKKFKSNAVVGLIILMGILGGGYNKYMENREKFKGKDNLEATKSCFFG, encoded by the exons ATGCTAACCACAAGCCTACGTCACTGTACAAACATAAACCCACTAGTCCAATTGAACAGGCATATTTACAGACAATTCTCAAATCTACCTAAAATGTGTATGTGTGGGACAAGTTACCAAAGACCAACAGTTTCTTATAGAGTACACTCAACACAAAGTGACCATCATAGacaaaaagttattatagAGACAACTGCACCTAAGATAGTTCTGAACAAGATTAAAGAAGATAAAAAGGAAAGACATTATACATTATTCTGGAGAGACAAAGTTGatccatatataaaattggcAAGATGGGATAAACCTATAG GTGTCTACCTCCTATACTTTCCAAGCACATGGTCAATAGCGTTGGCTTCAATTCCTGGCAATGTAGATCTTTACACTAGCTTAAACACTGCTGGTTTGTTCTTAGTTGGTGCAGGTCTCATGAGAGGAGCTGGGTGTACAATTAATGATCTATGGGATAGAGATATTGATAAACAG GTAGAAAGGACAGCTAACCGTCCTCTAGTGGCCGGTTTAATAAGCGAAAAGCAAGCAATTGCTTTCCTTGCCTTACAATTAAGCCTGGGTCTaggaatattattacaatttaactgCTATAGTGTCTTGTTAGGAGCAAGTAGTATGT tctTTGTGATAACCTACCCACTTGCAAAGAGGTTCACCAACTACCCTCAAGTCTACCTCGGAGCCACATTCAATTGGGGAGCATTACTGGGTTATTCTGTACTGCAAGGACATTTGGAACCATCTGTCTGTGTACCACTGTATATAGCTGCAATGGCATGGACCGTTTTATATGACACCATATATGCTCATCAG GACAAAGTCGACGATTCTCGTATCGGTGTGAAGTCAACAGCGCTAACATTTGGCGAACACACTAAGCCGGCATTAACGGCCGCGTTATCCATATCTTTGGCTGGCTTTTCCCTCGCAGGGTACGCGGCAGACCTCAATGTGTTGTACTATGCTGGACTGGTTGCGTTCGCCGGCCACGCTGGCCGACAA ATATACACTCTCGACACCGAAAGCCCTGCGGATTGTGCGAAAAAGTTTAAGTCCAACGCCGTAGTGGGTTTGATAATATTGATGGGTATTTTGGGTGgaggttataataaatatatggagAATCGGGAAAAATTTAAAGGGAAAGATAATTTGGAAGCGACGAAAAGCTGCTTTTTTggttaa
- the LOC111003008 gene encoding PR domain zinc finger protein 5: MFQSTSELANRIPIEKHKSPVCEESETYDCDMCDSGGWTSETEIEVHKHMEHKQEMLHLLYQDSDELCEICLKKFDSSDDLKKHIKSEHLLSSEDAIRVERELFICDICQAFFFNKKQLAVHIVHCHINIKKIECARCNRTIPVKNLWFHYIHHNIQSVATCKICFLKCKDRKSLKEHILTHRKYFHCEICQYQTKKEDLFNNHIQLRHNRNFSNLPTYNNIDIYFYPTSYTKKLSRTSHFRGLMLSNDYRVCILCREIFNNLIKMQMHIYEHVMGNEIIEIKYQCMCGEVFSNKVLLKQHVFQLKGNHAPKH; encoded by the exons atgttcCAGTCAACGAGTGAGCTTGCTAATCGTATCCCCATCGAAAAGCACAAGTCTCCTGTTTGTGAAGAGAGTGAAACATACGATTGTGATATGTGCGATTCTGGTGGATGGACAAGTGAAACAGAAATCGAAGTACATAAACACATGGAGCATAAACAGGAAATGTTACATTTGCTTTATCAAGATTCGGATGAATTATGTGAA atatgtctaaaaaaatttgataGTTCAGATGACTTAAAGAAGCATATTAAATCTGAACATCTTCTTAGTTCTGAAGATGCTATCCGTGTTGAACGAGAGCTATTTATTTGCGATATATGTCAGGCTTTCTTCTTCAACAAAAAGCAGTTGGCTGTTCACATAGTCCACTGtcacataaatataaagaaaatagagTGTGCTCGCTGCAATCGAACAATACCTGTAAAAAATTTATGGTTTCACTATATACACCATAATATTCAAAGTGTTGCTACAtgcaaaatatgttttctaaAATGTAAAGATCGTAAATCGTTGAAAGAACACATCCTTAcccatagaaaatattttcattgtgAAATATGTcaatatcaaacaaaaaaggaggatttatttaataatcatattcaGTTGAGACACAATCGAAATTTTTCTAATCTTccaacatataataatatagacatatatttttatccaacatcttatacaaaaaaattgtctagGACATCCCATTTCCGTGGGTTGATGCTGTCAAATGATTATAGAGTTTGCATATTGTGTCGagaaatttttaacaatttaattaagatgCAAATGCATATATATGAACATGTCATGggaaatgaaattattgaaattaagtaTCAGTGTATGTGTGGAGAGGTATTCTCAAATAAGGTACTTTTAAAACAGCATGTTTTTCAGTTAAAAGGAAACCATGCTCctaaacattaa